In Deinococcus maricopensis DSM 21211, the sequence CCCGCGAGCAGCGCGCCTGACCCAGGGATCCATCATTAGAAGAGCGGGCGCCTGGGTCAGGCGCCCGCTCCTCCTGGTTCAGGCGCTCGACGCGTCGAGCGCGCGGGGGGCGCTGCGCACCTCGCCGGGCGTAACGTTCAGGACGGACCGGAACGCGAGGTACAGGCCGACAGCGCTCTCGTACCCGACCGCGTCGGCGATCTCGTCGTGCGTGAGCGTGGTGGTGAGCAGCAGCCGCCGCGCCTCCATGACGCGGCGGCGCATCAGGTGCCGCCCTGGGGACTCGCCGAGCAGCGCGCGGAATTTCGCGCAGAACGACGAGCGGGACATGCCGGCGCGTTCCGCGAGGCTGGTGACGTTCCAGCGCTGCGCGTACTCGCGGTAGATGGCGATCAGCGCGCGGGAAAGGCCCGCGTGGTGGGTGAGCTGGTTGATGGGGCTGGACGCCGGGGCGTTCTTGAGGCTGTGGCGCAGGCCCGCGAGGTACACCAGCTCGAACCCGCGCAGCAGGATCAGCCCGCGGCCCTCCTGACGCGCGATGGCTTCCTGCGTGAGGTTCTGCAGGAGCGCGTGCAGCAGCGGGTCCTGCTGGATGTGCGCGCGGCGGAGCGTGAGCAGGTCCGGGAGCAGCTCGTACAGCGGGAGGATCCCTTCGGTTTCGTAGTGCAGGCCGACGCAGAGCATCTCGGCGTCCGCGTCGGGCGTGGCGGGGCCGAGCCGCAGGGTGCTGACGCCGCCCACGGAACGGTCCGGGAGGGCCGCGTGCAGGGGTAGGGGCGTGAGGCAGTGGGGCGCGCCAATGGCGTGCGGTTCGCCCAGGGGGAACAGCGCGAGGTCGCCGGCGTGCAGGGTGGTGCGTCCGGCCGGGCCGAGGTCGATGGTGGCCTCGCCGCGCAGCATGTAGTGGATGAGCGCGCACGGTTCGCGCTCGCCGTACACGCCCCACGCGCCGCTCATCTGCCAGTGGCTGACGAACACCCCCTGCAGGCGCAGCGGCGTGAGAATTTCGCTGAGGAGGTCGTCCGAGGCGGGGGTGTGCTGCACCGGGGTTGGATGATCCATAACGTCCCTCGGATCATCTTTTATTGTTATTCCGCGCACAAGCCCCTACGCTCTTCATCGGCCCGTCATGCACGCTCATCCGGACACCCGGCTGGGCGGCGCGCACGCGCCGGCCGCACCACCACTCACCGTCATGTTCACGAAGGGTCTGGGGGGACCGATGAACAGAAACGACATCATGTGGCTGATCGCCGCCACGAACCTGCTGCTCCTGATCGACACGTCGATCATCAACGTCGTCATTCCGTCGGTCGCGCGGGACCTGCACTTCAGCGCCGTGGACCAGTCGTGGATCATCAACGGCTACCTCGTGGCGTTCGGCGGGTCCATCCTGATGTTCGGGCGCGTCGCGGACTTCGCGGGCCGCGTGAACGTCCTGCGCGCCGGGCTGATCGTCCTGCTGGGCGGCTCCGTGCTGGGCGCACTCGCGGACCACGCGGGCGTGCTGGTCGCCGCGCGCGT encodes:
- a CDS encoding AraC family transcriptional regulator, whose translation is MDHPTPVQHTPASDDLLSEILTPLRLQGVFVSHWQMSGAWGVYGEREPCALIHYMLRGEATIDLGPAGRTTLHAGDLALFPLGEPHAIGAPHCLTPLPLHAALPDRSVGGVSTLRLGPATPDADAEMLCVGLHYETEGILPLYELLPDLLTLRRAHIQQDPLLHALLQNLTQEAIARQEGRGLILLRGFELVYLAGLRHSLKNAPASSPINQLTHHAGLSRALIAIYREYAQRWNVTSLAERAGMSRSSFCAKFRALLGESPGRHLMRRRVMEARRLLLTTTLTHDEIADAVGYESAVGLYLAFRSVLNVTPGEVRSAPRALDASSA